Proteins from one Streptomyces sp. NBC_00390 genomic window:
- a CDS encoding putative leader peptide — MSGTGIALVSRRHVDLGRMSSAICPAC; from the coding sequence ATGTCTGGAACTGGAATTGCCTTGGTGAGTCGGCGGCACGTCGACCTCGGCCGCATGTCCAGCGCCATCTGTCCGGCCTGCTGA